AGCTGGCCCCCACGCTGAACTCGATCGCCGGTACCAGGAGCGCCCACGCAGCGGCGCTCACCAGGGAACTGAAGCGCATACCCGGCGCCGACGCGACTGTCCGCTCCAGCACCAGCGCCACAACCACCGCACCGCCAGCACCTCCACGGGTCGACCAGATCAAGTCTCAGCTCAAGGATTCGGCGCGCTCCGCGATGGACCTGGCAACCACACAGGACGGATACCGCGCCGGGCTGCTGGCCTCGATCAGTGCCGCATGCGCCTCCGCCGCGGAGGTGGATCTGCCATGACGACAACCGAGCCCACCCCGCAACCGGCCGCTGCAGGCGATGACACCGCGCTGGCCAACGCGCTGGCCAACGAGCACGCCGCGATCTACGCCTATGGCCTGGTATCAGCGCATTCGGTGCCCGACAACAACTGGCTGGTAACCGAATGCCTCATCGAGCACCGGCAGTGCCGGGAAGAGTGCATTGCCAAGCTGCGCGGCCGTCCTGTCTCCGCACCCGTGGCCGCCGCCGGCTACAAAATCCCGTTCCCGGTGAGCACGCCCGCCGATGCCAGCAAGCTGGCGCTGCAGGTTGAGACCGACACCGCGACGTGCTGGCGCGCCGTCGCCGAGCAGGCCGACAACGCCGACGATCGCAGGTTCGCGGTGCGCATGTTGACCGAGAGCGCGATCCGCGCGGCTCGCTGGCGGGTAGCCGCCGACATCACGCCCGCGAGCGTCGCATTCCCAGGCGGACCCGAGAAGGTCTGACCCTTCTGCCGCGACACGGCAGAGACGTCGGTCAGGCGAAGTGCTTCTGGGTGTCGCTGATCAACCCGGACAGCCCGCGGCGAATCACCGGCTTGAGGTGGCGGGTGAATCCGAGCGAGGGCTCGATGAAGAAGCTCCAGGTGAACAAGGAACCCGTCGCCGTGCCCACCACCTCGTAGAGCTCACCGAAGCGCTTGGTCCCCGGGAAGGTCGCCGTCTCGACGGTGAACGCATTGCGATACCGCTCCGGGCTCTCCTCCCACACGATGAACCGCTCGTTGACGGCTGCACCGGGCAGAGCAAGCTTGGCGGTACGCGTGGAGCCCACGCCGCGCGGCTCCGGAGACGTCCAGCTGATCTTGTTGATAGCCTTGCACCAGTGCAGCGGGCTTTCCCCATTGAGTTCGGCCCAGACCGTTGCCGCATCCTTGGGCAGCGGCGTGGAGAACGTGTACACGAAATCGCTTGTGCTGAAATCGCTTTCGACCAGCGGTTCGAGCTTAAAAGACGGCATACCCATTACCTTATCGCCTGTGTGACGGACGCCACGGCGTCGGCCACCGCAATGGGCTGCGTCTCCCCGGTGAACCGGTTGCGCAGCTCGACGGTCCCGTCGGCCCAGCCGCGGCCGATCACCACGATCCAGGGCACACCGAGCAACTCGGCGTCCTTGAACTTCACGCCCGGGGAGGCGGTCCGATCGTCGAGCAGCACCTCGTGGCCCAGGCGGTCCAGTTCGGCGGCCAGTTCCTCGGCCCCGGCCCGTGCCGCCTCGTCCTTGTTGGCGATCACCACGTGCACGTCGAACGGCGATACCGCCGAGGGCCAGCGCAGCCCCAGCTCGTCGTGCTGCTGCTCGGCGACGACGGCCACCAGCCGTGAGACGCCGATGCCGTAGGAGCCCTGGGTGAGCCGCACCGGCTTGCCGCTCTCGCCGAGAACATCGACAGTGAATGCGTCGGTGTACTTGCGACCCAGCTGGAAGATGTGGCCGATCTCGATACCGCGCGCCGACACCAGCTGCCCGGCACCGTCGGGCGAGGGGTCACCGTCACGCACTTCGGCGGCCTCGATGGTGCCGTCCGGGGTGAAGTCGCGGCCTACGACGAGATCCACCACATGCTTGCCGGGCTCATCGGCGCCGGTGATCCAACTGGTGCCCTCGACAACCCGCGGATCCACGAGATAGCGAACACCGTTGGCGATCAGCGCCTTCGGCCCGATGTATCCCCGTACCAGGAACGAATGCTTGGCGAAATCCGCATCGCCCAGCATCTCGTATTCGGCGGGCTCCAGCGCGGCGCCGAGACGTTTGTCGTCGACCTCGCGGTCGCCGGGCACGCCGACGGCCAACAGCTCCCAGTCCCCGCCGGGCTGGCGCACCTTCAGCAGAATGTTCTTGAGGGTGTCGCCCGCGGTGACCACTCGGTCCAGACCCGCGGAGTTGGCCCAGTCGACCAGGGTCGCGATGGTCGGGGTGTCGCCGGTCTCGTGCACGACGGCCTCGGGCAACCCCTCGATGGGCCGCGCCGGCGGTGCCGGAGTGATGACCGCCTCGACATTGGCCGCGTATCCCGATTCCACGCAGCGTACGAAAGTGTCTTCTCCGGTGGGGCTTTCCGCAAGGAACTCTTCAGAAGCGCTGCCACCCATGGCCCCCGAGGTGGCCGCGACGATCACGTAGTCCAGGCCCAGCCGGCCGAAGATCCGTTGGTATGCCTCGCGGTGGGCGTGGTAGGCCGCCTTGAGTCCGTCGTCGGAGGTGTCGAAGGAGTAGGAGTCCTTCATGACGAATTCCCGCCCGCGCAGGATGCCCGCCCGGGGGCGCGCCTCGTCCCGGTATTTGGTCTGGACCTGGTAGAGAATGACGGGGAAATCCTTGTAGGAGCTGTACTCCCCCTTTACGGTGAGCGCGAACAGCTCTTCATGGGTCGGGCCCAACATCATGTCGTTGTCGCGGCGGTCCTTGAGCCGGAACAGCGAATCGCCGTACTCGGTCCATCGGTTCGTGGTCTCGTACGGTGCGCGTGGCAGCAGGGCGGGCAACAGGATCTCTTGGCCGCCAATGGCGTTCATCTCTTCGCGGACGATGTTCTCGATCTTGCGCAGAACCCGCAGCCCGAGCGGTAGCCAGCTGTACACGCCCGGCGCGATGGGGCGCACGTACCCCGCGCGGATCAGCAGCTTGTGGCTGGGGACCTCGGCGTCCGCCGGGTCGTCGCGCAGCGTGCGTACGAAAAGCTCGGAGAGCCGGGTGATCATTGATGAGCCTCTCGGGCGAAGACCATGTTTTCGTTGAGCCTCTCGGGCGAAGACCGTCAGTTACGGTTGCACAGCATATCGGCGCGCCACCGAGGCCCCCGGCTAGCATCAATCGCATGCGTACGTGGGCGGTCATTCCGGCGGTGGCGGTACTCGGTATGGGATTCGCGGCGCCGGCCGATGCGGCCCCGGCCACTGTCAAATACTCGCTGTCGGCCATCGGAATCGGGAACGCCGACTTCACCGTCCAATACCAGGACGGCGGTCAGCTCCGTGAGGAGTCCGGACACACCTTCGCCGGGTACTACTGGGAGCGCACGGTCAAACTCGACGGGCCGCCCGTGCTGCGAGTCACCGCAGCGGGTGCGCCCAGCGTCTTCCGGATGTCCTGCCACATCACCGTGAACGACGGCATCCCCGTCACCAACGGACTGCTGTTCCGCGCCGGGGACTACACCCCGCAGGACTGCTAGGCCTGCTCGAGCTCGTCCTCGTCCAGACCCTGGTCATGCGCGGCCTGCGCCTTCTGTGCGTGCGCCACATCGGCGGCGCTGTAGGTGATGAACAGTGCCGCCACCCCCACGAGCACGGCGGTGCCGGCAATCCACAGCAGGCCGTATGTGTAGCCGTGGTCCAGGGCATGCAGCTGTGCTTTGTTCATGTTCTGCACCGGGCCCGTCGCGCCGCCGAGGTACAGCGTGCGCGAGGTGATGATCGCCTGGATGATCACCAGAACGATTGGCCCACCCAGGTTTTGCAGCATGAGGGAGATGGCGGACAGCGGTCCGATGCGGTCGGCATCCACTCCGGTGATGGCCGACAGGACCACCGGCACCACGATGGTCCCGATACCGAGCCCCCCGACGAAGATGAGCGTCGCGAAGTCCGGGAAGTACGCGATGGTCCGGTCGACCGTGGAGCCGTAGAGCATCGCACCGAACACGACCACACCACCACACAGGATCAGCACCCGCGGCGCCATGCGCGTGACAAGTTGAGAGGACAGTCCCAGGCCGATCCCCATGCCGACAACGAACGGAATCGCCGAGACGCCGGTCCGCAGCGGGCTGTACTTCATCAGATCCTGCATGTACAGACCGATGGTGATGGTCAGGGTGAAGAGCACGCCTCCGGCCAGGAAGATCGCCGCGAAGGTGGCGACCCGGTTGCGGTCCGCGAACAGGCTGAACGGCACCACCGGATTCTCCGCGGTGCGTTCGACCAGAAGGAAGGCGATCAGCAGCGCCGCGGCCGCGATCAACGACACGATCGTGTACGGCGAATCCCAACCGCGGTCGGGGCCCTGGGTGAAGCCGAACACCGCCGCGGTACAGCCCAGCGTGGCCAGCACGGAGCCCGCCACATCCAGCTTCATCGGTTCGCGTTCGGTCTCGGTCAGCGACCGCACGGCCAGGTAGATCATCAGCGCACCGGCCGGCACGTTGATCAGGAAGGCAAGTCGCCAGGACACCTCGGCCAGCGCGCCGCCGACGATCAGCCCCGCGATGGAACCCACTCCCGTCATGGCGCCGAACACCGCAACCGCGGCGGTACGCAGCGGCCCCTTGGGGAAGGTCGTCGCAATCAACGCCAACGCGGTGGGCGACGCGATGGCCGCACCCACACCCTGGATCAGACGGAAAACGGCCAGACCGATGTCCTCTTGCGCCAGGCCCACCCCGATCGAAGCCAGCGTGAACAACGCGATGCCGCCGATGAAGACCCGCTTGCGTCCGAAGGTGTCGCCGAGACGACCACCCAGCAGCATCAGTCCACCGAAGGACAGCATGTACGCGGTGATGACCCAGCTTCGGGTGGCGTCGTTGAGGTGCAACTCGGCCTGAATCTTGGGCAGCGTGACAACCGCGATGGTGCCGTCCATGGTGGCCAGGAACTGCATACCGGCGATCGCGATGACGGCATACAGGTAGTGCCGGGATGGCAGAAGTTCGCGCGCCTTTTGAGTGAGCTGCTCGACGCTGAGGCCAGACATGGAGGACACCTTACCGGCCTCTTAACGTCGCTTTAGAGATCAGAAGGCGCCGTAAGCGGCCACGGGACCGATCACGATGATCGCCGGCGGCCTGACGCCCTGCGAGCGAATGCGTTCCGGTGCGGTGGCCAGGTCTGCGCGCAGTACGCGTTGCTCGTCGGTGGTGCCATGTTGCACCACCAGCACCGGGGTATCCGCAGGTCGACCGCCGTCGATGAGTACCTTCGCGAATTGCTCGATGCGCTCGACCGCCATCAACAGCACGATGGTCCCCTTCAAGGCAGCAAGCGCGTCCCAATTGACTAACGATTCCGGATGCCCCGGTGCGACGTGTCCGCTGACCACCACGAACTCGTGGTTCACCGCACGATGGGTGACGGGCACGCCTGCCGCCGCAGGCACAGAGATCGCGCTGGTCACGCCCGGTACAACAGTCACCGGTACACCGGCCTCGGCGCAGGCCAGGACTTCCTCGTAGCCGCGCGCGAAGACGAACGGGTCGCCGCCCTTGAGACGGACGACGAACTTGCCCTGCTGGGCCCGTTCGATGAGCACCCGGTTGATCTCCTGCTGTGCCATCGCACGCCCGTACGGAATCTTCGCGGCGTCGATGACCTCGACGTGAGACCCCAGATCGGCGAGCAGCTCGGCGGGCGCCAGCCGGTCGGCGACAACCACATCGGCCTGCGCGAGGAGTCGGCGTCCGCGAACGGTAATGAGATCAGGATCACCCGGCCCCCCGCCCACGAGCGCGACGCCTTCCGGCTTTACCTCGGCGATTTCGGTGATGAGCCCGCGTTGCAGCGCCTCGTGGATGGCAGAACGCAGCGCCGCCGAGCGCTTGTGCTGCCCACCGGTCAAGACACCGACCGCAATGCCGTCGTGATTGAACGATGCGGGTGTGACGGCCGTGCCCTCCCGGGCGGAATCGGCCCGGACACAGAAGACGTGGCGCCGCTCGGCCTCGTCCACGACCGCGGCATTGACTGCCGGATCGTCGGTACAGGCGATGGCGTACCAGGCGCCCTCAAGGTCGCCGTCCTGGTACGGCCTGAGGTTCAGGGTGATCGAGGCCATGCCTTCGACGGCCGGAGTCGCGTCGGGGGCAATCACGTGCACATCGGCACCGCTGGCGATCAGCAGGCCGAGACGCCGCTGCGCGACGGACCCGGCGCCGACGACCACGACCTTGCGTCCGGTGAGGCGGAGGCCGACGAGGTAGGCGTCATGAGTCACCGCGCGAGTTTACGTGGACGCGGATCACGGGGCCGGGTTAGCCATGCTCTAATCGGTCCCAGTGCAATCCCATCGCATGCAACCAGCGGAGTTGGCCCAGGCCGCGATGACCGCCGCCCTCATGGGCGCGATCGCCGTGGTCTCTATCGTGCTGCCCGGCGCCGTGGTGTTCGCCTGGCTGGGCGCCGTACCCATGGGGGTGCTGTGTTACCGCCACCGCATCCGGGTGGCGTTGGCCGCGTGCGTCGCCGCAGGCCTCATCAGCTTCCTGATCGCCGGATTCGGCGGCCTGGTGTCGGCGTTGACATGTGCTTACATGGGCGCCATTTCCGGTCAAGTAAGACGCCGGAATCGGGGTGCCGCAACCATGTTGGCGGTCGCGGCAGTGTGGGGCGTCCTGGTCTCCACCTTCTGCGTGGGAGTGTTCGCGGCCCTGCGTAATCTGCGCGAGGTCGTCCTGGGTGCCGTGGCGGCCAATGTCGGTGGATTCGCGACGCTGTTGAGCGGGGTGCCGCTTCTGGGTGACGCCGCCGCTGGACTCGATCGTGCCGTTGCAGGCTGGATTGTGCACTGGCCGTGGTTCTTCGGGGTCTCGGTGTGGCTCATCGTCATCTTCGGCACATCTTTCGGATGGCGGGTGTTGACGCCCGTGTTGCGGCGCCTTGAAGAAGTGACCGACCTGGCCTCGGTCGGCATGCTGCCCGCGGTGCACGAAAGCAGCCCACCCGGCCCACTACCGACGGTCCTCACCGATGTCGGCTATCGATATGCCGGGTCCGACCGCGATGCCCTGGCGCCGGTGACCATGCAGGTCAATGTCGGCGAACACATCGCGGTGACCGGGGCCAACGGCTCCGGCAAGTCCACCCTCATGCGCATCCTGGCGGGCGTCACTCCCACCGCCGGAACCATCGAGCGGCCCGCGGCAGTGGGCCTGGGCCAAGTGGGCGGAACCGCGTTGGTCATGCAGCACCCCGAAAGTCAGGTCCTGGGATTGCGCGTGGGCGACGACATCGTGTGGGGGCTGCCGCCCGACCGCACCATCGACATCGAGAGTCTGCTCGGCGAGGTGGGCCTGAGCGGAATGAGCGATCGCGACACCGCCGGACTCTCCGGTGGCGAGCTGCAACGGCTCGCGGTCGCCTCGGCCCTCGCCCGGGAACCCGCGCTGCTGATCGCCGATGAGGTCACCACCATGGTCGATCACGACGGGCGACAGACGCTCATCAACGTGCTCGACGGGCTCACTGCCCATCACCGTCTGGGGCTGGTGCACATCACCCACTACCCGCAGGAGGCCAACGCCGCCGATCGTGTGGTGGCACTCGGCGGTATCGAGGCACGCCCGGACGCGGAACGCCCATCCCCCGTCGAATCTGCCGGCGGGGAAACGATTCTCGACGTGCAAGGAGTTTCGTTCGACTACGCGGCCGGAACGCCCTGGTCGCAACCCGTGCTGCGGGATGTCTCCTTTCAGGTCCACTCCGGCGACGGGATACTGCTGTGCGGCGGCAACGGCTCAGGCAAGTCGACCCTGGCATGGATCATGGCGGGTCTCCTGGAGCCTTCGGCCGGTCACTGTCTGCTCGATGGGCGCCCTGCCGCGGAACAGGTTGGCGCGGTGGCCTTGTGTTTCCAGGCCGCGCGGTTGCAGCTGCTGCGTGGACACGCTGGTGCCGCAGTTGCGGCACTGGCCGGATACTCGACCTCCGATACTGACAGTATCGATCGCGCCCTGGCCTCGGTCAGCCTGGATCCGAAAATTGGTGGGGTACTGATCGATCGACTCAGCGGCGGGCAGTTACGCCGAGTCGCCCTGGCCGGGCTGCTGGCCCGCTCGCCGCGCCTCCTGATTCTCGATGAGCCGCTGGCCGGCCTGGACGTCGACGCCCAGGCCGATCTCATCGATCTCTTGGTACGCATCCGCAATGAC
The nucleotide sequence above comes from Mycobacteroides saopaulense. Encoded proteins:
- a CDS encoding ferritin-like domain-containing protein, which gives rise to MTTTEPTPQPAAAGDDTALANALANEHAAIYAYGLVSAHSVPDNNWLVTECLIEHRQCREECIAKLRGRPVSAPVAAAGYKIPFPVSTPADASKLALQVETDTATCWRAVAEQADNADDRRFAVRMLTESAIRAARWRVAADITPASVAFPGGPEKV
- a CDS encoding SRPBCC family protein gives rise to the protein MGMPSFKLEPLVESDFSTSDFVYTFSTPLPKDAATVWAELNGESPLHWCKAINKISWTSPEPRGVGSTRTAKLALPGAAVNERFIVWEESPERYRNAFTVETATFPGTKRFGELYEVVGTATGSLFTWSFFIEPSLGFTRHLKPVIRRGLSGLISDTQKHFA
- a CDS encoding proline--tRNA ligase; translation: MITRLSELFVRTLRDDPADAEVPSHKLLIRAGYVRPIAPGVYSWLPLGLRVLRKIENIVREEMNAIGGQEILLPALLPRAPYETTNRWTEYGDSLFRLKDRRDNDMMLGPTHEELFALTVKGEYSSYKDFPVILYQVQTKYRDEARPRAGILRGREFVMKDSYSFDTSDDGLKAAYHAHREAYQRIFGRLGLDYVIVAATSGAMGGSASEEFLAESPTGEDTFVRCVESGYAANVEAVITPAPPARPIEGLPEAVVHETGDTPTIATLVDWANSAGLDRVVTAGDTLKNILLKVRQPGGDWELLAVGVPGDREVDDKRLGAALEPAEYEMLGDADFAKHSFLVRGYIGPKALIANGVRYLVDPRVVEGTSWITGADEPGKHVVDLVVGRDFTPDGTIEAAEVRDGDPSPDGAGQLVSARGIEIGHIFQLGRKYTDAFTVDVLGESGKPVRLTQGSYGIGVSRLVAVVAEQQHDELGLRWPSAVSPFDVHVVIANKDEAARAGAEELAAELDRLGHEVLLDDRTASPGVKFKDAELLGVPWIVVIGRGWADGTVELRNRFTGETQPIAVADAVASVTQAIR
- a CDS encoding MFS transporter; the encoded protein is MSGLSVEQLTQKARELLPSRHYLYAVIAIAGMQFLATMDGTIAVVTLPKIQAELHLNDATRSWVITAYMLSFGGLMLLGGRLGDTFGRKRVFIGGIALFTLASIGVGLAQEDIGLAVFRLIQGVGAAIASPTALALIATTFPKGPLRTAAVAVFGAMTGVGSIAGLIVGGALAEVSWRLAFLINVPAGALMIYLAVRSLTETEREPMKLDVAGSVLATLGCTAAVFGFTQGPDRGWDSPYTIVSLIAAAALLIAFLLVERTAENPVVPFSLFADRNRVATFAAIFLAGGVLFTLTITIGLYMQDLMKYSPLRTGVSAIPFVVGMGIGLGLSSQLVTRMAPRVLILCGGVVVFGAMLYGSTVDRTIAYFPDFATLIFVGGLGIGTIVVPVVLSAITGVDADRIGPLSAISLMLQNLGGPIVLVIIQAIITSRTLYLGGATGPVQNMNKAQLHALDHGYTYGLLWIAGTAVLVGVAALFITYSAADVAHAQKAQAAHDQGLDEDELEQA
- the cobA gene encoding uroporphyrinogen-III C-methyltransferase, with amino-acid sequence MTHDAYLVGLRLTGRKVVVVGAGSVAQRRLGLLIASGADVHVIAPDATPAVEGMASITLNLRPYQDGDLEGAWYAIACTDDPAVNAAVVDEAERRHVFCVRADSAREGTAVTPASFNHDGIAVGVLTGGQHKRSAALRSAIHEALQRGLITEIAEVKPEGVALVGGGPGDPDLITVRGRRLLAQADVVVADRLAPAELLADLGSHVEVIDAAKIPYGRAMAQQEINRVLIERAQQGKFVVRLKGGDPFVFARGYEEVLACAEAGVPVTVVPGVTSAISVPAAAGVPVTHRAVNHEFVVVSGHVAPGHPESLVNWDALAALKGTIVLLMAVERIEQFAKVLIDGGRPADTPVLVVQHGTTDEQRVLRADLATAPERIRSQGVRPPAIIVIGPVAAYGAF
- a CDS encoding DUF2232 domain-containing protein, with the protein product MQPAELAQAAMTAALMGAIAVVSIVLPGAVVFAWLGAVPMGVLCYRHRIRVALAACVAAGLISFLIAGFGGLVSALTCAYMGAISGQVRRRNRGAATMLAVAAVWGVLVSTFCVGVFAALRNLREVVLGAVAANVGGFATLLSGVPLLGDAAAGLDRAVAGWIVHWPWFFGVSVWLIVIFGTSFGWRVLTPVLRRLEEVTDLASVGMLPAVHESSPPGPLPTVLTDVGYRYAGSDRDALAPVTMQVNVGEHIAVTGANGSGKSTLMRILAGVTPTAGTIERPAAVGLGQVGGTALVMQHPESQVLGLRVGDDIVWGLPPDRTIDIESLLGEVGLSGMSDRDTAGLSGGELQRLAVASALAREPALLIADEVTTMVDHDGRQTLINVLDGLTAHHRLGLVHITHYPQEANAADRVVALGGIEARPDAERPSPVESAGGETILDVQGVSFDYAAGTPWSQPVLRDVSFQVHSGDGILLCGGNGSGKSTLAWIMAGLLEPSAGHCLLDGRPAAEQVGAVALCFQAARLQLLRGHAGAAVAALAGYSTSDTDSIDRALASVSLDPKIGGVLIDRLSGGQLRRVALAGLLARSPRLLILDEPLAGLDVDAQADLIDLLVRIRNDGQAVIVISHDTDSLSPLCPRTIRLERGELVSAR